In Macaca nemestrina isolate mMacNem1 chromosome 10, mMacNem.hap1, whole genome shotgun sequence, the genomic window AGTTCTGTGTTTTCTAAAGCAAGACCAAAGGAGAAGGCTGATGGTACAATCAAGAGCACAAAAGGAACTATTATGCAATGTttgctttactttctttttttttttttttttttgagatagagtcttgctctgtcacccaggctggagtgcagtggcgcgatctctgctcactgcaagctctgccccccgggttcacgccattctcctggctgggactacaggcgcccgccgccacgcccggctaattttttttttcgtatttttagtagagacgggggtttcaccgtgttagccaggatggtctcgatctcctgacctcgtgatccacccacctcagcctcccaaagtgctgggattacaggcgcgagccaccgcgcctggccaatatttgCTTTAATTTCTATTCAAGTTTGAAATATGTAGAAATTCAgatgaaacaattttaaatattagaacaCTTGGGAACAAAAAATGTTTCAGAATATAAATATAAGACATTCTAATgtatctttttttgggggggggggtgtcaGGCATTAAAATAAGCATTTGGCTCATTGTCCTAGGGTCTTAACAAGATTTAGGAAGAAGCTGATGGAAATAGTAACCATCCTAGAATCTGCCCTTGAGGCTCTGGTGCCCAGCCCTGCCTGCTTTCTTTCAGTTCCTTGGATATAGTATGTTTCCTCCTTTTGCTTGGCTGTGGCATGAGCTATTCTAGTTGgctgaaatattcttttttcattctttggaATTCAGCTCAGATGTTACTTCCTCAAGAAAGCCTCAGAGCTTCTCCCCCTGGGTAGGTCAGATTACATTCTCTGGGCACCCTGAGCTGCTTCCTCATCTATAGAAAACATTTGTCATCATTGTATGCTCCATGCAGGCAGGGATATGTCTAGTTATTCAGGGCTCTAAGCCAGGCACTAAGAGCAGAGCacacagtagacactcaataaatatctgttgagtgaAGTCAACCTATATTAAGTGCCAAGTGCATTGCTTCATTTACTCCTCAGCATAACCTTTTAGGTAGATacccccatttacagatgaaaaaacagataacttgctcaaggtcacagagtcaACCAATGACACAACCAGGACTTGACGACGTCACTTTGATGCCAAAGTCAgtgtttcattttgtcttttactttctttgttgCAAGCAGTCATCCCAGTGAAAATCCAGAGTTCTAAGCATTGTACTATATGATCTCCCATAGGAAGACAGACAGGGTCTGATCCAAATTCAGTGAAATCCAGCAACGGGTTTATAATGGATATTTGTTATGTGCCTTCCTAGCATCCATTCCAAATTCAACCCAATGACCACAACCAAGGAGCATTTAGCAAAGGGATTTTATTACTTGCAACAAGTAAGGATAACGCCAGGGATTATTCCCAAAGCAGTATCTCCCAGAGCTGAGGGCTTCATCAGGTTTTATAAGTATAGGGTAATGAGGCATGATCTGACTGGATCTTGCAATGAGGTGATGCGGGGAGGCATGATCTGAGTGGATCCTGCCATGGGGTGATACCACAGCTCGTCTGATCGGTCTTAATTCAGTCCCCATCCTTGGACTGAGCACTTAGCTTAGGTTCCCCCTGTGGTTGAAGGCTTGGTTCATCTGGGCGTGCTCAGGGCACACGACCTGAGGGTCCATTggcaactgaaaaacaactcacaaCTTTGTTACATAAAGGTTAAATCAGATTGGTCTGGTCTGGCCACAAAAAGTAGGCTTGCTCTTTCTAACTGGCCTTGTGCCCTGGAAGCACGAAGGTCAGAGCCATTTCTACCAACTTACTACCTAACAGAGCAGAGGGGAGGACAGACGTGACCCTAGAGATCATCTGGTTCCTGGTAATGTTTTCCGAGCCCTGTTCATGCTGTGCCTGAGGCTTTCTGCCCATATGATTTTCACTAATTGGAATTGGTAGAGTTCTTTTTCTGCTTAAGCCTATTTGGGTTGGGATTCTGTCAGTTGGAATCAAAGGATTCCTAACCAGTATAGGACCTAAAAGACACTGGatgtgttttgccttttttttctttctcccttttgcaCAGGCTGAAGTCGTTTCCTCAGGCTCTAAAATGATTATAAATGTGTGTTCTCTGGGCTCGAGGAGGAAAGTGGTGAGAAGGTGTGAGGGCAGCGATGATGATCAAAGGAGATTTCGTGGTGTGGGGAGTCGGGGCTTCTAAGACTTGCTCAGTAACTTGTGGAATGACTGTAaaaaacttcatttatttatttctctacaCCTCAGTTTTCTCTGAAAAGTGACAATAATGTTTGCCACGCCACTTAGACAAGAGGGAATTGATAAGACTATGCCTAGGACTTTGTACTTTGGTATTATCTTTCAACGTAATGACATTTCACCATTTCAACCTGTGGCTTTTCCTATTTCTCAATCACTAGACTGACCAATAGTGAGATGGGTGGATTAAGGAGGTTCCTATTCTGGGGAGAtaacagaggaaggaaggagattcATGTTCCAGAGCTTAGGAAGCATTAGGTGTGCATTCAAACTCACTGCATCAGCAACTCTTCATGTTCAAGAGACATTTGAAATAGTAAGCTTCCTTTCTTTCCACTCTGTGGATTTAACAAATGGGATCTTTAGACTTgaacttttttgcttttttaaagtaGCCAAACATAACATGATGGACTTGAACTTCTCAAAACCCATTCTGATACTTGTAGGACTGCTTTGTGTAAAATCTATTAGCTGTGTTTATAGTTACCTGActgtagaaagaaaaatttacatgTTTAAATAGCTACAATTTCCACAATGAAGGAAAAGCCTCCCAGAGACATTAAGAAAACCAAAGGCAGcaaagataaaaaccatattTCTGTTTCTAACACAAATGTGAATTTATTGGTTGATTTGATATTGAAAATAGTACTTTTACAAAATCATCTCAGAAAATATACTACATTCATTAAAATTCATACAAACCATTGCAGAAAATATTAAACCCTCTAACCAACCTAACACTTGCTTTCAGAGGCACTTGTGATGATTTTCACAGCTTCCATAGTTGCAAAGAACAAAGAAATCATCTTCAAACAGGTGGAATTAGGTAAGAATaatgcaaaaaatatttgtttatttctttacagACTCACAGATTGCTTGATGTTTAGGGACTCTTACCTAGGACACCTAATTATTCAAGGTTTTCCTAATTATACTGGGCTTTTTCATTGCCTACAATCTACAATATTCGGCAAAGTATTAAGGAAAATGTAATAAGGAAAATGAACCCAAGAACCTTAACCGCCTCAAATAGTTTTATGGATATACTAAAGTATCAAGTACAATCTTTATCTTAAGACTTTAGAACTGGAATGCAGGAAAACAAACTTTGGTGGAATACTGGAATAAAAGacataaggccgggcgcggtggctcaagcctgtaattccagcactttgggaggccgagacgggcggatcatgaggtcaggagatcaagaccatcctggctaaaacggtgaaaccccgtctctactaaaaaatacaaaaaactagccgggcgcggtggcgggcgcctgtagtcccagctactcgggaggctgaggcaggagaatggcgtgaacccgggaggcagagcttgcagtgagctgagatccggccactgcactccagcctgggcgacagagcgagactccgtctcaaaaaaaataaaaaaataaaaaaataaaagacataaaactgGGCAGAACTAGGTGTGGCAACCTTGTATGTCAATTCTGAAAGCCAGACTAGTGACGCTAAGAATAACAAATAGGTTcagatttgtttttcagaaacttgagctattttggccaggtgcagtgtctcaagcctgtaatcccagcaatttgggaggtcaaggtgggagaatcacttgagcccaggagttcaagaccagcctaggtaacacagtgagaccctgtttctacttcttttttttttttttttttagacagagtcttgctcttgtcgcccaggttagagtacaatggcatgatctcggttcactgcaacatctgccttccgggttcaagattctcctgcctcagccttccaagtacctgggattacaagcacccaccaccatgcctggctaattttttttttttttttttgtatctttaatagagaaggggtttcgccatgttggccaggctggtcttgaactcctgacctcgtgatccgcccgcctcggcctcccaaagtgctaggattacaggcatgagccaccatgcccagcccctgtctctatttttaaaacacaatttaaaagccaaaagaaaaattcTGTGCTGTTTAGACTCGGACTTTTAATTAGCTAGTATTTCTTAATTCAATCAATAAATGATTGAGACCTTTTCACCACTCCCTTTTCAAAGTCTTCTTTTGAGTGATGTAAGTACTGCTTATCACCAAGCTCTCAAAGAGAAGATGAAATTAAAATCTGATGGGTAACTATTTAAATAAGACAACTGGGGTAACCCATTTCTCCAGGACCCCTCTCTGCAGCAGagagctattctctttcttttgcctagtaaacctctgctcttaacctttaaaaaaaaaaagaaaaaaaagcaattggaaaaaatTTCAAGCCAATGAATAAAACAAGATTTGGGGAGAATGGTAGATGTTAATTATGAAAGTCGACTGTTTCCTTTGAAGGGGGAGTTCAAAGCTGTTTTTTTGATGTGAATTTTTTGGGAGACAATAGAAAATGGCTAATTAGGATATAACAGAAACTTTTAAGGACGGAATTCAACTTTACCTAAAAAAGGTttcgggctgggcgcggtagcttacgtctgtaatcacagcactttgggaggctgaggcaggcagatcacctgaggtcaggagttcaagaccagactgactaacatggggaaatcccatctctactaaaaatacaaaattagccggtgtggtgacgcatgcctgtaatcccagctacttgggaggctgaggcaggagaatcacttgaacccgggaggtggaggttgtggtgagctgagattgcagcattgcgctccagcctgggcaacaagagcgaaaactccgtctcaaaaacaaaacaaaacaaaacaaaaaaaccttgagccgggtgcggtggctcacgcctgtcatccctacactttgggaggttgaggcgggtggatcgcctgagatcaggagttcaagaccagcctggccaatatagtgaaaccctgtctgtactaaaaatacaaattagctgggcatggtggtgggcgcctgtaatcccagctactagggaggctgaggcaggagaattgcttaaacccagaggcagaagttgcagtgagcagagatcacgccattgcactccagcctgggcaacaagagcaaaactgtctccccgccaaaaaaaaaaaaaaaaaaaaaaaaaaaaaaaaccagtttcttttctaccacttagcattttaaatgtaaaactgaagCTTTAAATTCTTTGAGCCATTCAGCTCTTAACTGCCAGCTCACACTATTTCACAGCATATCCATAGATATGAGGGCGCACCATCTCCCAGGACAGTGGGGCCTGGATGTGCTGCAGCTTCAGTTTAGAGAAGCCGGCCCGCTCCAGGGTCTTCCAGCTCTctctggtcaggctgcacccgtCGAACAGAAGGGGCCAGACAGGATCCAGGACTTGTTGCCAGAAGGAATTCCAAGTCGAACGCTCAGCTGCCACATGCTCCATGAAATAAAAAGCCCCTCcctgagaagggaagaaagaaagaaaaaaaaaaaacatttcaaagattttttcatttctgcttttttaatttattttttgaaaactgttctctgggtcgggcgcggtggctcaagcctgtaatcccagcactttgggaggccgagacgggcggatcacgaggtcgggagatcgagaccatcctggctaacatggtgaaaccccgtctctactaaaaaatacaaaaaaaaaaaaactagccgggcgaggtggcgggcgcctgtagtcccagctactggggaggctgaggcaggagaatggcgtaaacccaggaggcggagcttgcagtgagctgagatccggccactgcactccagcctgggcggcagagcgagactccgtctcaaaaaaaaaaaaaaaaaaaaaaaagaaaactgttctcTGGCACTGACTTGCAAACCTGTGAGAACCGTCGAGTTCTGAGCAGGAGAGTCACTCCACACTAAGCTCACTCTTGAGACTGAATAAccgtgtttttaatttttgtgccaTTTCCACAAATATGTACATTATATGATTAATGAAAATTCTGATTCATCTAAAATCATTACTGAATTCAAGATAACATTTTGTCATTAGGTATTTTATTCAGTCAGTGGATGCTAAATGTAAATTACTGCTTGTAGGAATTAGCAACTGCTGCTTTCATTGAGGAGTCCTATAAATGTTGGTCAAGCACAGGCACAATAGATGTTATTACATGTTATGGGTGGGGCCATCTCCAGAAGTTTTCTACCTATCTCCCTCTGAGGGGAGTAGGGAGCAAAGGACCAGACAGTCAACTCAAAAAATCGTGGTAACTGCCCCACTCTTCTTGGCCTCCACTAGCTATCCTAGTCTTGGCCCCTCAGGCAGAGTTTACAGACAGAATTCAGTTTAGTGATGGAGTTCCCCCAAATTATATGGGTAAGTGTAAGACCTATGTTGGGAATAGAAAAATTGGAATTTCCtgatttgtttattatttcttgagacagggcctggctctgtcaaccaggatggaatgcagtggcacaatctcagctcactgcaacctccacctcctgggttaaagcaatcctcctgcctcagcctcccaagtagatgggatgacaggtacgcaccaccacacccagctaatttgtttttttgttttgtttgttttgttttgtttttagagacagagtttcgccacattgcccaggctggtctcaaactcctgagctcaagtgatccttctgcctaggcctcccaaagtgctgtgattacaggcgtgagccattgtgcccggccctgatttttaaaaaaaattttcataggATAGGGCAGCATAAAGGAGGAGAGGCAGGTTTGGGGAGGTCAGTGTTGCCCTCTGGTTTACACATGTTAAGAGGTGCCTCTGAGCTATCCAGGAGACTGCTGAGTAGACAGCTGGATATGCAAGTTTGGGGTCAGAAGAGAGACCTGGGATAGATGTTTAGATTTGGAAATCATCTGTGTATATGTGGTATTTGAGAATTTTGGAGGTATATGAGATGGCTGGGGAGTGTATGTAAGTGAAATGAACCAatgaaaggagttagccagcttccTTTAGGCAGACAGTAGGGAAGGGTCCCGGGAGAACTTCTGACCAGTGCCACAAATGCTTACACGAGatgttttgtgcagataagggaacttgcacAGGGGCTTGCCTAAACATGCCTGCAGTGGACTAAGGGCCCACATGCACGCTGGGGGAATGGGGGTGGAGCCACCAGGAATTCACGCCTTTACAAACAGGGAACCCAGCTCCATCAGCTTTTACATAAAAGCCCTTGTATTCAGTTGCGAAGGGCGCAACCAGCAACCTGCTTTCAGGACTCCTCTTTTTACTGAGAGCTTTCTGTTTTGCTTGATAAATTCTACTCCACTCACTCTTCCATGTTCACGTGCTTATTTCTTCCTGGTTGTGAGACAAGAACCCGGACCTAGCTGAGCTAAGAAGCAAAAATCCTGCATCACCAAGAAAGGAACCCCAATGGGAGGAGATAGGTAGAGGAACAAGAGCCAGCAAAAGTGATAGAAATGTTGAAATCAGAAAGATGAAAACCCCAGTAACAAGCACTGTGGTACAGTGGTAAGAATATCTGCATTTGCatttggccgggcatggcggctcacacctgtaatcccagcactttggggaggccaaggtgggtggatcacttgaggccagaagttggagaccagcctggccaacatggtgaaatcccaactctactacagatataaaagttagccaggtgtggtggtgtgtgcctgtaatcccagctactcgggaggctgaggcagggagagtcacttgaacctgggaggtggatgctgcagttagccaagatcgtcccactgtacaccagcctaggtgacagagcaagactttgtctcaaaagaaaaaaaaaaaaaaggaatatctgCATTTGCATTAAAGAGAGCCaaatttactagctgtgtaactttgggcaaatttcttaatctctctgagtCTGTTACTTTGTCCTAACGTGAAGATACCTACTTTAGAGGACTGTTGAGAGggttaaatgaaaatgtaatcaAGTTCTCTTGTTATATCCAGCAGAGAGTGGGTGCTTGGCAAGAGCTAAGGAAGACTATCATGAATGTGATACCTTTAAGgggtcaattgatttttggcaCTGTAAAACTGAGATAACAATTACCTGCCTTGCAGCAGTGTTGGGAGATTAGTAATACTGTAAGCAAAACATCTACTAATGTGCCAGTTGGTGTCCAGTCGTAGGATATAAGAACCCAGCATTTGGGTATAAGAATCAGTCCTTTTTTATTTACTACTCTGATATTGAGCCAAAGACAGGATCGTATGATTATCTCCAAACCCTGTCTCCAAGTTCTTtattcctgagaaacttcctttattagaaaataaaactgagggttgggcatggtggctcgcacctgtaatcccaacattttgggaggccaaagtgggcagaccacttgggcccaggagtttgagaccagcctgggcaacatggcaaaacctcatctctacaaaaatacaaaaactagcggggtgtggtgtcacgtgcctgtagtcccagctactgggagggtggggaggctgagacggaaggattgcttgagcccagcaggtcaaggctgcagtgagccatgatcgtgccactgcactctagcctgggcaacagagggaaaccctgtctcaacaaaaaataaaaactgggacTACAAAACATGCCTTTCCCCCAGAATAGTAAATTCAAATGTTAAGCTATCCATATCTTCAACTTTGTTCAGAATATAAAACGATTTTAAACTAGCTAAAAATAATAAGGGTAATATGTGAAAACCACATACAGGTATAAAGAATTATAGACTTTATGGAAAggtttaaaatgaaaagtaattctTTCCCTGAATCCAATCCCATTCCCAAAACGTAACCAATGTTAATAGTTACTTGTCTGTCATTTCCAttaacatatacacatacatgtatatccTCTCTCCCCCTCACAAAATGGGCACGCAGTGGGCCTATGCTCTACCTAACATTCTGTGGCttgattgctttttgttttcattaaaacatTATCTCTTGGGGATTTTTAAGCATCAGCACAGATAACTCTTCTTGTTCTGACAGCTGCACAGTGTTCCTTTATACAATATGACAACTCACTTACATAGCATCCTATTGATAGACATTTCAGTTATTTCCAGTTTGTGCTATTACAAATGCTACTTACTATTCTTGTGTATGGACAAGTTTTTGCATGTGGGATAAGTTTTTGCATGTGGATAAAAGAGTATGTGTGCTTTAAATTTTGATATTAGATATCATCCACAGAGGGTACCTCTTCTAATATGTATGGTGGTGTCCAGTCCCCCAAACCCACCCCAACACTATACTGACCTTAAAAGAAGTCCCTAACGGTATAATAGGTAAAATTAATATCTTCCTTTAATTAACTCTTTAAGTTTGAGCACTTTTTGTCCTGTAATTGGTTTACATTTCTGTTCCTGTTATTTGccattttcccttttgtttttcttattgaaaaaatattgatCTTATTGACACGTAATATCTTCTAACATGAGGGAAGTTAACCCTTTGTCTATCATcccttgcaaatattttttccaagctTGTTTTGTACTTTAACTGTTTTggggagtttttttctttttctttttctttttttttttttttttttgagacggagtctcactcttgcctaggctggagtgcagtggcgcaatctcggctcactgcaacctttgccccaccaggttcaagcgattctcctgcttacaggcgcctgctaccatgcctggctaatttttgtatttttagtagtgatggggtttcactatgttggccagtctggtctcaaactcctgacctcaagcgatccacctgcctcagcctcccaaaatgctgggatacagacgtgagccaccgtgcccggccaggagtttttttctttatagcagttttaAGTTTTTATATTCAGATTTATCAATCTTTCTCTTTATAGCTTATCTCCCACTCTAGGATTTCTAAAAATTCTACAGTCTTTTCTAGTAGTTtactttttatgttaaaattgtTTCTGCCACCTAAAATCGACAGGCCTGCCCTTTGTGGTAATGGCTGCTACTAACCAGTCCTCTTCACACCCTTTCACTCACCGGTCTCAGCACTCTGCACACCTCGCGGAGAATCTGCTCCTGGTTCTTCACAGAGCACAGCACCAGGGTGCAGACCACCACGTCCACAGAGCCATCGGCCACCTGGTGCATGTTCTCCCCGGCAGCTATCACAAAGCGCTCAAACTGCAGGTGTCGGTTCTCTGCAATGCTCTTGATCAAAAACTTCTCAAAGTTGGGGTTGGGGTCAATACAGGTCACCCTGCACCCAGGTGGGTAGAACCTGAAGTTGGCCCCCGTGCCACAGCCCACCTCCAGCAGGGAGAGCTTCCCGGAGGGGCCCGCAAACTCCTGCAGGTTGCCGAAGAGCTCCCGCTTCTTGCTTGCCATCTGTTCGTTGTACATCACAGTGAACCTCGCCAAGAAGTAGGGGAAGCATTTTTTGCATATCCGGCTCCACAAGCCCAGAAAATTCAGCAGGTATATGGGAAATGCCAGGATGTAGATGGCCAGTCTCAGGATAAAGATGGTAAGCTCCATTGCTcagaaggagggaaaagaaaaaccaaacagatCAACAGTTAGAGACCCGACTCCTTTAATTGCGGGAGAGAAGCTTCTGGCCACACTCCAGAGCCAATCAGCTGCAGAGGAGAAAAAGAACGGGctgtgctggaaagtcaaagcaCGGGCAAGAGGCCTATTTTGCCTAATTAATAGATGTTTGGCAGCAGTCGATTCAGCTTAGTTTTCATGAGGCAAAATGAGAAGGTTCCCAGCGTTTCCTCAGAAGGAAAGTTGATTATAATCCTTTATTCCTAATCGATTCCTGTTTCCCCTTCTCTGGGTTTGGAGACGACTGCTAGCTTCCTGCTAGAGTTTTATAAGCACAGAGTACTTACACCCCACCGGGCTCTCCAGTCACctctaaaagaaaacagaattcgTGGGTGGAGCCTGGTCAAACGACACCAGAAGACTGCTGCCAAGCCTTTTATCATAACACAACCCCCTTACTTTCCCCGCCCAAACCCGGTTTTTTTCTAAAAAGGGAAGTGAAAGGACATGCGTGCCCGGCCACAGTCAGCAAGAATTCTCCCTTTTACCTTCTGGGCGGAGGCTCTCAGTGTTCATAACTCAACAACAGGATTatttttgtaaaccaaaaataatgtTCTAAGGCCCCctaaccatctgaatggactttcTCCTTGGCCAGGGCGCTCTTAAAATGTAACCTGAgagactggttcaggccatgatgggaagtgggggccagatatgcctcattatacctctccagcattaacatcaatGCAGACCTTAAGTACACTTACAGTCTCTGCTCTCTGGCCTGCtacttggaggcttcatctgcataataaaactTCAGCCTCCACAACTCTTATTGCAACACAGACATTTCTTTTCtgttgatcccaggtctttagataaactcaaccaattgtcaaccagaaaaatttaaaacctacCTGTAACCTGGAAGCTCCCCTCCTTGCgtcgagttgtcctgcctttctggaccgaaccaatgtatttcttaaatgtgtttgattgaagtctcatgtctccctaaaatgtataaaaccaagctgtcccccaccaccttgggcacatgtgcTCAGGATTTCCCAAGGGCTGTGTCATAGgacatggtcactcatatttggctcagaataaatctctttaaatattttacagagtttgactctttttgttgatattttaaaatcactgttttGGGCTGCACTCccccttttaaaacaattttttggcTGAAGGAAGTCAGTTTGTGGACTGCCCTTCTTTTAAAGGACAAGCCTCCGTCTTCAAAATGTGCCTAACTACTCGATTACTCCGCTGATTTGGATAAAAATATTCTCCAGAATATTCACATTTGGGAGCCAAAGGCATTCAGAAAATAGTTTCAAGCATCCATCTGCTTTTTACAAGAAAGCCTgaatctgggcacagtggt contains:
- the LOC105474359 gene encoding thiol S-methyltransferase TMT1A isoform X3, producing the protein MELTIFILRLAIYILAFPIYLLNFLGLWSRICKKCFPYFLARFTVMYNEQMASKKRELFGNLQEFAGPSGKLSLLEVGCGTGANFRFYPPGCRVTCIDPNPNFEKFLIKSIAENRHLQFERFVIAAGENMHQVADGSVDVVVCTLVLCSVKNQEQILREVCRVLRPKKMSSDNQWSAEEDEGQLSRLIRKSRGSPFVPVGIAGFVSVVSYGLYKLKYRRDQKVSIHLIHMRVAAQGFVVGAATLGVLYSMYKDHIRPRFFSESKK
- the LOC105474359 gene encoding thiol S-methyltransferase TMT1A isoform X1; translated protein: MELTIFILRLAIYILAFPIYLLNFLGLWSRICKKCFPYFLARFTVMYNEQMASKKRELFGNLQEFAGPSGKLSLLEVGCGTGANFRFYPPGCRVTCIDPNPNFEKFLIKSIAENRHLQFERFVIAAGENMHQVADGSVDVVVCTLVLCSVKNQEQILREVCRVLRPGGAFYFMEHVAAERSTWNSFWQQVLDPVWPLLFDGCSLTRESWKTLERAGFSKLKLQHIQAPLSWEMVRPHIYGYAVK